Proteins encoded within one genomic window of uncultured Sphingopyxis sp.:
- the rpsR gene encoding 30S ribosomal protein S18 has protein sequence MARPFFRRRKTCPFSAKDAPVIDYKDVRLLQGYLSERGKIVPSRITAVSTKKQRELAKAIKRSRHIGLLPYIVK, from the coding sequence ATGGCACGACCCTTTTTCCGCCGCCGCAAGACCTGCCCCTTCAGCGCGAAGGACGCACCCGTCATCGATTACAAGGACGTCCGCCTGCTCCAGGGTTACCTGTCGGAGCGCGGCAAGATCGTCCCGTCGCGGATCACCGCGGTGTCCACCAAGAAGCAGCGCGAGCTGGCGAAGGCGATCAAGCGTTCGCGCCACATCGGCCTGCTCCCCTACATCGTGAAGTAA
- a CDS encoding Maf family protein, which translates to MSGAATIPALVLASTSPRRRELLARIGLAPARVAAPQIDETPLKGELPRDYVARLARGKALAVERAPDEVVLAGDTTVAVGRRILEKPADEADLRRMLALLSGRRHHVWSGVCVVGTDDRPRVRVVDTIVAFKALSAAEIDLYVECGEGMGKAGGYAIQGRAETFVRFLSGSHSNVVGLPLFETRALLTSAGIPLG; encoded by the coding sequence GTGAGCGGCGCAGCGACCATTCCCGCGCTGGTATTGGCTTCGACCTCGCCGCGCCGGCGCGAATTGCTGGCGCGGATCGGCCTCGCGCCCGCGCGTGTCGCGGCCCCCCAAATCGACGAGACGCCGCTGAAGGGCGAGCTTCCGCGTGACTATGTCGCGCGGCTCGCGCGGGGCAAGGCGCTCGCGGTCGAGCGAGCGCCGGACGAAGTCGTCCTCGCGGGCGACACGACCGTGGCGGTCGGGCGCCGCATCCTAGAAAAACCGGCCGACGAAGCCGACCTGCGCCGGATGCTCGCCCTGTTGTCGGGGCGGCGCCACCATGTCTGGTCGGGCGTCTGCGTCGTCGGCACCGATGATCGTCCGCGCGTCCGCGTCGTCGATACGATCGTCGCCTTCAAGGCGCTGAGCGCCGCCGAGATCGACCTTTATGTCGAATGCGGCGAGGGGATGGGCAAGGCGGGCGGCTATGCGATCCAGGGGCGCGCCGAAACCTTCGTGCGCTTCCTTTCGGGCAGCCATTCGAACGTCGTCGGTCTGCCGCTGTTCGAAACGCGCGCGCTGTTGACGAGCGCGGGAATCCCGCTTGGCTGA
- a CDS encoding TonB-dependent receptor → MKFKALIGTSILAMTVATPAYAQDAADEVERDAFGGEIVVTAQRQSERLQDVPIAVSAFSTEALEAQQIKTPSDLQLTLPNVTFTKTNFTGASFTIRGIGDLCVGTTCDSATAIHLNGDPLFSTRLFETEFFDLERVEVLRGPQGTLFGRNATSGVVNVITAKPKLGRFEAAAEAEYGNYDSIKGKAMVNIPLGDSAGIRVAGIYLNRDGYTKNEFLDTRIDDRDLYSVRGSLRWEPTPDTTIDLMASYFREKDKRTRIQKQLCQRDPTGILGCLNGRLDNEPFNGNATFTAALTSREFLAIRGIPQGFALGSVYGPDVYANTSIPSDPRTVNTAYTPSYFTSELTLQGQIEHNFGPVSLQVSGQYQKVKLDASQDYNSNVGDRSLYATGLNTLAFFAANPIPLGVDAGGNPILSNTYFGPVAAAIIPDGPDGQLCTSLAEESGYGSFGGNKICSDQSLQFDRSNQYNSSWSVEGILSSDLDGPFNFLVGGIYADYHLTENSYYVNAFPIDYLTGVLGAFTAATNRVPDPDNPGQTIAAPLPPSFLATPFFRNNTDDLKIRSYGLFGEAYFEFSDRVKLTAGLRYNNDRKSVRARSTLASFLAPHGGTGSAFDSPFVGSFDADPGTPGNQIVQERTVKFNKLTGRAVLDFKITDDNLLYASYSRGYKSGGINPPLQPIFEVPESFKPEQVDAFEIGSKNTFGNGALQLNLTAFYYKYKDLQLSKIVARTAVNDNVSADIYGFEAEAIVRPDPAVVVNLGFSYLHSKVTEDKFTSNPRDFGGGRADAVIIKDLSNGANCAVAPGTPGNAAGSNGFVNAVNGGLNAATGAGLQPTTAFPAGGGIASTGAFGICSVLAEAAVDVNTGDPTPTALLFDPNGIQVLSAGVPVNIKGNQLPQAPNYKFSAGVQYTARLGGGDMTLVPRFDLAYTGESYGSIFNGNVNRIKGYAQVNAQLQLNGPDDKWYVKGFIQNIFDANSVTGLYITDQSSGNYTNIFTLEPRRYGIAAGVRF, encoded by the coding sequence ATGAAGTTCAAGGCACTGATCGGAACCTCGATCCTCGCGATGACGGTGGCGACGCCGGCATATGCGCAGGACGCGGCGGATGAAGTCGAACGCGATGCTTTCGGCGGCGAAATCGTCGTCACGGCGCAGCGCCAGTCGGAACGGCTGCAGGACGTGCCGATCGCGGTCAGCGCCTTTTCGACCGAGGCATTGGAAGCGCAGCAGATCAAGACCCCGTCGGATCTTCAACTGACCCTGCCCAACGTCACCTTCACCAAGACCAACTTCACCGGCGCGAGCTTCACGATCCGCGGCATCGGCGACCTTTGCGTCGGCACGACCTGCGACAGCGCGACCGCGATTCACCTGAACGGCGACCCGCTGTTTTCGACCCGCCTGTTCGAAACCGAATTCTTCGACCTCGAACGCGTCGAAGTGCTGCGCGGGCCGCAGGGCACTTTGTTCGGCCGCAATGCGACCTCGGGCGTGGTCAATGTGATCACCGCCAAGCCGAAACTTGGCCGGTTCGAAGCCGCCGCCGAGGCCGAATATGGCAATTATGATTCGATCAAGGGCAAGGCGATGGTCAACATCCCCCTTGGCGACTCCGCGGGCATCCGCGTTGCGGGCATCTACCTCAACCGCGACGGCTATACGAAGAACGAGTTTCTCGACACGCGCATCGACGACCGCGATCTTTATTCGGTCCGCGGCTCGCTGCGCTGGGAGCCGACGCCGGACACGACGATCGACTTGATGGCGTCCTATTTCCGCGAAAAGGACAAGCGCACGCGCATTCAGAAACAGCTGTGCCAGCGCGACCCGACCGGCATCCTCGGCTGTCTGAACGGCCGTCTCGACAACGAACCCTTCAACGGCAACGCGACTTTCACCGCAGCCCTGACCTCGCGCGAATTCCTCGCCATTCGCGGCATTCCGCAGGGATTCGCGCTTGGCAGCGTCTATGGCCCCGACGTCTATGCCAATACGTCGATCCCGTCCGATCCGCGGACGGTGAACACGGCCTATACGCCGAGCTATTTCACCAGCGAACTGACGCTGCAAGGTCAGATCGAGCATAATTTCGGTCCGGTTTCGCTCCAGGTTTCGGGCCAGTATCAGAAGGTCAAGCTCGACGCGTCGCAGGACTATAACAGCAATGTCGGCGACCGGTCGCTCTATGCGACCGGCCTCAACACGCTCGCCTTCTTCGCGGCAAATCCCATTCCGCTGGGAGTGGATGCCGGCGGCAATCCGATCCTGTCGAATACCTATTTCGGGCCGGTAGCCGCGGCGATCATTCCCGACGGACCGGATGGTCAGCTCTGCACGTCGCTTGCCGAGGAAAGCGGCTATGGCAGCTTTGGCGGCAATAAGATCTGTAGCGACCAGTCGCTGCAGTTCGACCGGTCGAACCAGTATAACAGCAGCTGGTCGGTCGAAGGCATCTTGTCGAGCGACCTCGACGGGCCGTTCAACTTCCTCGTCGGCGGCATCTATGCGGATTATCACCTGACCGAGAACAGCTATTATGTGAACGCCTTTCCGATCGATTATCTGACCGGCGTGCTGGGCGCCTTTACCGCGGCGACCAACCGCGTGCCCGACCCGGACAATCCGGGGCAGACGATCGCCGCGCCGCTGCCGCCCTCGTTCCTTGCGACGCCCTTCTTCCGCAACAATACCGACGATCTGAAGATCAGGTCATACGGCCTGTTCGGCGAGGCCTATTTCGAGTTCAGCGATCGCGTCAAACTGACCGCCGGCCTGCGTTACAACAACGACAGGAAGAGCGTCAGGGCGCGTTCGACGCTGGCGAGTTTCCTGGCTCCGCATGGCGGAACGGGCAGCGCGTTCGATTCGCCGTTCGTGGGCTCGTTCGACGCCGATCCCGGCACGCCCGGCAATCAGATCGTCCAGGAACGGACGGTGAAGTTCAACAAGCTGACCGGCCGCGCGGTGCTCGACTTCAAGATCACCGACGACAATCTGCTCTATGCTTCCTATTCGCGCGGCTATAAATCGGGCGGCATCAACCCCCCGCTGCAGCCGATCTTCGAAGTGCCCGAAAGCTTCAAGCCCGAACAGGTCGATGCGTTCGAAATCGGGTCGAAGAACACCTTCGGCAACGGCGCGCTCCAGCTGAATCTGACGGCCTTCTATTATAAATATAAGGACCTGCAGCTCAGCAAGATCGTCGCCCGCACCGCGGTCAACGACAATGTCAGCGCCGACATCTACGGCTTCGAAGCCGAAGCGATCGTCCGGCCCGACCCGGCTGTCGTCGTCAACCTGGGCTTCAGCTACCTGCACAGCAAGGTCACCGAAGACAAGTTCACGAGCAACCCGCGCGACTTCGGCGGCGGCCGGGCCGATGCGGTGATCATCAAAGACCTGTCCAACGGCGCGAACTGCGCCGTCGCGCCGGGTACGCCGGGCAATGCCGCAGGCAGCAATGGCTTCGTGAACGCGGTCAATGGCGGCCTCAACGCCGCGACCGGCGCGGGCCTGCAGCCGACCACCGCCTTCCCCGCCGGCGGAGGCATTGCTTCTACCGGCGCCTTCGGCATCTGCTCGGTCCTGGCGGAAGCAGCGGTCGATGTGAATACAGGCGATCCCACGCCGACCGCCCTGCTCTTCGACCCGAATGGGATTCAAGTCCTTTCGGCCGGCGTTCCGGTGAACATCAAGGGCAACCAGTTGCCGCAAGCGCCGAACTACAAGTTTAGCGCGGGTGTGCAATATACGGCGCGGCTGGGCGGCGGCGACATGACGCTCGTCCCCCGCTTCGACCTCGCCTATACCGGCGAAAGCTATGGCAGCATCTTCAACGGCAATGTGAACCGGATCAAGGGCTATGCCCAGGTCAACGCCCAGCTGCAGCTGAACGGGCCCGACGACAAATGGTATGTGAAGGGGTTCATCCAGAATATCTTCGACGCCAACAGCGTCACCGGCCTCTACATCACCGACCAGTCGTCGGGGAACTACACCAATATCTTCACCCTCGAACCGCGCCGCTACGGCATCGCGGCGGGGGTGCGCTTCTGA
- the yacG gene encoding DNA gyrase inhibitor YacG — protein MPSKPPRCPLCGKPRDPEYKPFCGRGCRDRDLLNWFGEDYRVPVDQAPDGTADDDRFDEG, from the coding sequence ATGCCCAGTAAACCCCCGCGCTGCCCGCTCTGCGGCAAGCCGCGCGACCCCGAGTATAAGCCCTTTTGCGGCCGCGGCTGCCGCGACCGCGACCTCCTCAACTGGTTCGGCGAGGACTATCGCGTGCCGGTCGATCAGGCGCCCGACGGCACCGCCGACGACGATCGTTTCGACGAGGGATGA
- the folE gene encoding GTP cyclohydrolase I FolE — protein MSDKVELGPDGKVVVPDHVAAAVRTLIEWAGDDPAREGLLDTPRRVARAWKEYCQGYGEDPSVHLSRTFEEVGGYDEIVLLRDIPFQSHCEHHMAPIIGKAAIAYLPRDRVVGISKLARVLNGYARRLQVQERLTAEVARCIWDNLHPHGVAVVIDAQHGCMTGRGVRTPGVGMVTSRLLGCFLDDERSRKEVLSLMGY, from the coding sequence ATGAGCGACAAAGTCGAGTTGGGGCCGGATGGCAAGGTGGTGGTGCCCGACCATGTCGCGGCTGCCGTCCGCACGCTCATCGAGTGGGCGGGCGACGATCCGGCGCGCGAGGGCCTGCTCGACACGCCGCGCCGCGTCGCGCGCGCGTGGAAGGAATATTGTCAGGGCTATGGGGAGGACCCCTCGGTCCACCTCTCGCGTACCTTCGAGGAAGTCGGCGGCTATGACGAGATCGTGCTGCTGCGCGACATCCCGTTCCAGTCGCATTGCGAACATCATATGGCACCGATCATCGGCAAGGCGGCGATCGCCTATCTGCCGCGCGACCGCGTCGTCGGCATTTCCAAGCTTGCGCGCGTACTCAATGGTTATGCGCGGCGGCTGCAGGTGCAGGAACGGCTGACCGCGGAAGTCGCGCGCTGTATCTGGGACAATCTGCACCCGCACGGCGTCGCGGTGGTGATCGACGCGCAGCATGGCTGCATGACCGGGCGCGGCGTGCGCACGCCGGGCGTCGGCATGGTGACGAGCCGCCTGCTCGGCTGCTTCCTCGACGACGAACGCAGCCGCAAGGAAGTGCTGAGCCTGATGGGCTATTGA
- the rpsF gene encoding 30S ribosomal protein S6, producing the protein MPFYEHVFIARQDLSQAQVDALAETVTNVIGEFKGTVHKTETWGLKQLAYKIQKNRKGHYVMLSAEVTGEAIAEIERQAAINEDIIRWLTIKVDELEKGPSVMMRKQERRGGRGRDRDGEE; encoded by the coding sequence ATGCCGTTTTACGAGCATGTCTTTATCGCGCGTCAGGACCTGAGCCAGGCTCAGGTCGATGCGCTGGCGGAAACCGTCACCAACGTCATCGGCGAATTCAAAGGCACGGTCCACAAGACCGAGACTTGGGGCCTCAAGCAGCTCGCCTACAAGATCCAGAAGAACCGCAAGGGTCATTATGTGATGCTGTCGGCCGAAGTCACCGGCGAAGCGATCGCAGAGATCGAGCGTCAGGCTGCGATCAACGAAGACATCATCCGCTGGCTCACCATCAAGGTCGACGAACTCGAAAAGGGTCCGTCGGTGATGATGCGCAAGCAGGAACGCCGCGGCGGCCGTGGCCGTGACCGCGACGGCGAAGAATAA
- a CDS encoding TonB-dependent receptor, which produces MILRNILLGGTMLCAAATPAIAFAQDAAPADDTAVATDDTDYGNDIIVTATGRAQRSQDIPIAVNVVGGEQLENSGISDIRGLRQIAPSFQATTGQSSATGVVLRIRGIGTAGDNPGFEPSVGVFVDGVFRARAGLALADLPPIDRVEVLRGPQGTLFGRNTSAGALNIVTQKPSFNLGGYAEASYGNLDEIELKAGVTGPVSETLAVRLDGGYHKRDGYIKDVNSDRRFNDLDRWSVRGQALFEKDDVSFRLIADYAKTNEQCCGALNTNSGFAQPGTPAFAASAVIQGLAAANGLTGIVTPYSPKDREVAYSPDRDLTEKMREWGVSGQLDWDLGGVELTSITAYRDWKAIRGMDVDFSGIDRAYRENMPINMRDFTQEIRLKGTAFDDHVDWLIGGFYLNEKLKYTERTRFGTQGAQYVDAFINALTDSAVPGPTGFQIFQSIPNSPLVGQVLLASNPQLAAAAAQAGVLDTFLTPLPAPQAGQGQIGDAYRVNTEAFALFTHNIIDFNDNVSLTLGLRYNHESKKLNADLQSNLPGCATLQSDRYGLYRQALQGLPSGLGDAIFNLVCNPVVNPEFNGIYRDKRSESKLTGTAKLSVKLDDRVMVYGGYDRGYKSGGYNLDRGSFDTAFLGGNGAQASDLEFGNEDVDSFEFGVKTDLSAAFQFNANAFYTELKGYQNLAFEGNNFVVQNFDKVVAKGVELESVIRPAPNLNIVLGYSYVDTEVKDPVAGDDNGLPLTNSPKHVVTGAVTWTPQFSSNVGGLLHVDWRMNSDANTMNDPVAVPFTTNDGYTIVNARAGLNFGPDQNYAVEFYVENLFNKYYNITAFPIPEQSASFAVYPAPPRLYGVKLRAKF; this is translated from the coding sequence ATGATTTTGCGCAACATTTTGTTGGGCGGCACGATGCTATGCGCCGCCGCCACCCCCGCCATCGCCTTCGCTCAGGACGCCGCCCCCGCCGATGACACGGCGGTCGCGACCGACGACACCGATTACGGCAACGACATCATCGTCACCGCGACGGGGCGTGCGCAGCGTTCGCAGGACATTCCGATCGCGGTTAATGTTGTCGGCGGCGAGCAGCTCGAAAATTCGGGGATCAGCGACATTCGCGGCCTTCGCCAGATCGCGCCGAGCTTCCAGGCCACGACCGGCCAGTCGTCGGCAACCGGCGTGGTGCTTCGCATCCGCGGCATCGGCACGGCGGGCGACAACCCCGGTTTCGAGCCGTCGGTCGGCGTGTTCGTCGACGGCGTTTTCCGCGCGCGGGCGGGCCTTGCCCTTGCCGACCTGCCGCCGATCGACCGCGTTGAGGTGCTGCGCGGACCGCAGGGCACCTTGTTCGGCCGCAACACGTCGGCGGGCGCGCTCAACATCGTGACGCAAAAGCCAAGCTTCAACCTCGGCGGCTATGCCGAGGCAAGCTATGGCAATCTGGACGAAATCGAGCTGAAGGCCGGCGTGACCGGACCGGTTTCCGAAACGCTCGCCGTGCGCCTCGACGGCGGCTACCACAAGCGCGACGGCTATATCAAAGATGTCAACAGCGACCGCCGTTTCAACGATCTCGACCGCTGGTCGGTGCGCGGACAGGCTTTGTTCGAAAAGGACGACGTGTCGTTCCGCCTGATCGCCGACTATGCCAAGACCAATGAGCAGTGCTGCGGCGCGCTCAACACCAATTCGGGCTTCGCGCAGCCGGGCACGCCGGCCTTTGCCGCAAGCGCGGTGATTCAGGGGCTGGCCGCGGCCAATGGCCTGACCGGCATCGTGACTCCTTATAGTCCCAAGGATCGCGAGGTCGCTTATTCGCCCGATCGCGACCTCACCGAAAAGATGCGCGAATGGGGCGTGTCGGGCCAGCTCGACTGGGATCTGGGCGGCGTCGAACTGACCTCGATCACCGCCTATCGCGACTGGAAGGCGATCCGCGGCATGGACGTCGACTTCTCCGGCATCGATCGCGCCTACCGCGAAAACATGCCGATCAACATGCGCGATTTCACGCAGGAAATCCGCCTCAAAGGGACGGCCTTCGACGATCATGTCGACTGGCTGATCGGCGGTTTCTACCTCAACGAAAAACTGAAATATACCGAACGCACCCGCTTCGGGACGCAGGGCGCGCAATATGTCGACGCATTCATCAACGCGCTGACCGATTCGGCGGTGCCCGGACCGACCGGTTTCCAGATTTTCCAGTCGATCCCCAATTCGCCGCTGGTGGGTCAGGTGCTGCTGGCTTCGAATCCGCAGCTTGCGGCCGCGGCGGCGCAGGCGGGCGTGCTCGATACCTTCCTGACGCCGCTGCCCGCGCCGCAGGCGGGGCAGGGCCAGATCGGCGACGCCTACCGCGTCAACACCGAAGCCTTCGCGTTGTTCACGCACAATATCATCGACTTCAACGACAATGTCTCGCTGACCCTCGGTCTGCGCTACAATCATGAATCGAAGAAACTGAACGCCGACCTGCAGTCGAACCTGCCGGGCTGCGCGACGCTGCAAAGCGACCGTTACGGCCTCTATCGCCAGGCGCTTCAGGGCTTGCCGTCGGGGCTTGGCGACGCGATCTTCAACCTTGTCTGCAACCCCGTGGTCAATCCCGAGTTCAACGGCATCTATCGCGACAAGCGCAGCGAGAGCAAGCTGACGGGGACCGCAAAGCTGTCGGTCAAGCTCGACGATCGCGTGATGGTCTATGGCGGTTATGACCGCGGCTATAAATCGGGCGGCTATAACCTCGACCGCGGTTCGTTCGACACGGCCTTCCTCGGCGGCAATGGCGCGCAGGCGTCCGACCTCGAGTTCGGCAACGAGGATGTCGATTCGTTCGAATTCGGCGTGAAGACCGACCTCAGCGCGGCGTTCCAGTTCAACGCCAACGCATTCTACACCGAACTCAAGGGCTATCAGAACCTGGCGTTCGAGGGGAACAACTTCGTCGTCCAGAATTTCGACAAGGTCGTGGCGAAGGGCGTCGAGCTCGAATCGGTCATCCGCCCGGCACCGAACCTCAACATCGTGCTCGGCTATTCCTATGTCGATACCGAAGTGAAGGATCCGGTCGCCGGCGACGACAACGGCCTGCCGCTCACCAATTCGCCCAAGCATGTGGTCACCGGCGCGGTCACCTGGACGCCGCAGTTCAGCAGCAATGTCGGCGGCCTGCTGCATGTCGACTGGCGGATGAACAGCGACGCGAACACGATGAACGATCCGGTCGCGGTGCCGTTCACGACCAACGACGGCTATACGATCGTCAATGCGCGGGCGGGGCTGAATTTCGGACCCGACCAGAATTATGCGGTCGAATTCTACGTCGAAAATCTGTTCAATAAATATTACAATATCACCGCCTTCCCGATCCCCGAACAAAGCGCGAGCTTCGCCGTCTATCCGGCACCGCCGCGGCTCTATGGGGTGAAGCTGCGCGCGAAGTTCTGA
- the rplI gene encoding 50S ribosomal protein L9 — protein sequence MEIILLERIEKLGGIGDVVTVKNGFARNYLLPNNKALRANDANKKLFEANRSKIEADNAERRTDAEGRAKDIDGKQIVLIRQASNTGQLYGSVAVRDIVEALTEDGVQGVTKAMVELERPIKSLGLVDVKVKLHPEVVVTVGVNVARSPDEAEMQKQGIDVIAAMFEEEQAEAAAAALEPDSEDEFEEATPPSELAAEEAPATDEAEEA from the coding sequence ATGGAAATCATCCTGCTCGAACGTATCGAGAAACTGGGCGGTATCGGCGACGTCGTCACCGTCAAGAACGGCTTTGCCCGCAACTATCTGCTCCCGAACAACAAGGCGCTCCGTGCGAACGACGCCAACAAGAAGCTGTTCGAAGCCAACCGTTCGAAGATCGAGGCCGACAACGCCGAGCGTCGCACCGACGCCGAAGGCCGCGCCAAGGACATCGACGGCAAGCAGATCGTCCTGATCCGCCAAGCGTCGAACACCGGCCAGCTTTACGGCTCGGTCGCGGTGCGCGACATCGTCGAGGCCTTGACCGAAGACGGCGTCCAGGGCGTCACCAAGGCGATGGTCGAACTCGAACGCCCGATCAAGTCGCTCGGTCTGGTCGACGTCAAGGTCAAGCTGCACCCCGAGGTCGTCGTGACCGTCGGCGTCAACGTCGCGCGTTCGCCCGACGAAGCCGAAATGCAGAAGCAGGGCATCGACGTCATCGCCGCGATGTTCGAAGAAGAACAGGCCGAAGCCGCCGCCGCCGCGCTGGAACCCGACAGCGAGGACGAGTTCGAAGAGGCGACCCCGCCGTCGGAACTCGCCGCCGAGGAAGCTCCGGCTACGGACGAAGCCGAAGAAGCCTGA
- a CDS encoding Fe2+-dependent dioxygenase, whose amino-acid sequence MFKLVQLLDDNAVRVLREIAAGGKFVDGKISNPHSKVKNNLQLHDAGAYERSSKILLDAMVQNADFMEFSFPARIAPPLLTRYTPGMNYGLHPDAAYIPLPDGQLRTDVSCTVFLNDPADYDGGALHVQLGSADLRFKEAPGIAVVYPSHTLHEVEPVTRGERLVAITFIQSLIPDVQHRGLMYELNEVAALEGAKMEPANFTRLQAVQYQLLRMWRR is encoded by the coding sequence ATGTTCAAGCTAGTCCAGTTGCTCGACGACAATGCGGTCCGCGTGCTGCGCGAGATCGCCGCCGGCGGAAAGTTCGTCGACGGCAAGATCAGCAACCCGCATTCGAAGGTGAAGAACAATCTGCAGCTTCACGACGCGGGCGCTTATGAACGCTCGTCGAAAATATTGCTCGATGCGATGGTGCAGAATGCCGATTTCATGGAATTCTCCTTTCCGGCGCGCATCGCGCCGCCGCTGCTGACGCGATACACGCCGGGAATGAATTACGGCCTACACCCCGACGCGGCCTATATTCCGCTGCCCGACGGCCAGCTGCGCACCGACGTCAGTTGCACCGTCTTTCTGAACGATCCCGCCGATTACGACGGCGGCGCGCTGCATGTGCAGCTGGGCAGCGCCGACCTGCGCTTCAAGGAAGCACCGGGGATCGCGGTCGTCTATCCCTCGCACACGCTGCACGAGGTCGAGCCGGTGACGCGCGGCGAACGCCTCGTCGCGATCACCTTCATCCAGAGCCTGATCCCCGACGTCCAGCACCGCGGCCTGATGTACGAACTCAACGAGGTGGCGGCGCTGGAAGGAGCCAAGATGGAACCCGCGAATTTCACGCGGCTTCAGGCCGTTCAGTATCAGCTGCTCAGGATGTGGCGGCGCTAA
- a CDS encoding ribonuclease: MAEWLYEAGIGETRAALIEDGAIVEARIEREGEGPRLGAIVEAKLVEAGKGGKGALVALDWPGAPQATLTGLSPSTSTGARLIVEITRMALRERGRDKPARARMAEADAQVGDGPDLRSRIATTGIAVTELQPAGPDRLEQAGWSELIDHVRTGHWPFEGGALWVDATPAMLLIDIDGEGDALALALAGAREAVALIRRCDTGGSIGIDFPSVPDRAGRQAIDAAVDAALTGAFERTAVNGFGFMQIVRRRERPSLIEQVRLDPVATDAALLLRQAERAVGTGDLTLTARGAVVDRIAAHAHWIETLQNRTGRAVRLIADPAAKGAGHAQ, encoded by the coding sequence TTGGCTGAGTGGCTCTACGAAGCCGGAATCGGCGAAACGCGCGCGGCGCTGATCGAGGATGGCGCAATCGTCGAGGCGCGGATCGAGCGCGAAGGCGAGGGCCCGCGCCTCGGCGCAATCGTCGAAGCGAAGCTGGTCGAGGCGGGCAAGGGCGGCAAGGGCGCGCTGGTCGCGCTCGACTGGCCGGGGGCGCCGCAAGCGACGCTGACCGGCCTGTCGCCGTCGACCTCGACCGGAGCGCGGCTGATAGTCGAAATCACCCGCATGGCGCTGCGCGAGCGCGGCCGCGACAAGCCCGCAAGGGCGCGGATGGCGGAGGCGGACGCGCAGGTCGGTGATGGGCCCGACCTGCGGTCGCGTATCGCGACGACGGGTATCGCTGTTACCGAACTGCAACCGGCGGGGCCCGACCGGCTCGAACAGGCGGGCTGGTCCGAACTGATCGACCATGTCCGCACCGGGCACTGGCCCTTTGAGGGCGGCGCGCTGTGGGTCGATGCGACCCCCGCGATGCTGCTGATCGACATCGACGGGGAGGGGGACGCGCTGGCGCTGGCATTGGCGGGCGCCCGCGAGGCGGTGGCGCTGATCCGACGCTGCGACACCGGCGGGTCGATCGGGATCGACTTTCCCTCGGTGCCCGATCGCGCTGGGCGGCAGGCGATCGACGCCGCGGTCGATGCGGCGCTGACCGGGGCGTTCGAGCGCACCGCGGTCAACGGCTTCGGCTTCATGCAGATCGTCCGCCGCCGCGAGCGGCCCTCGCTGATCGAGCAGGTCCGGCTCGACCCGGTCGCGACCGACGCCGCGCTGCTGCTGCGCCAGGCCGAACGCGCGGTCGGGACGGGCGATTTGACGCTGACCGCGCGCGGCGCGGTGGTCGATCGGATCGCGGCGCATGCGCATTGGATCGAGACATTGCAGAATCGCACCGGCCGTGCGGTCCGCCTGATCGCGGACCCGGCCGCCAAAGGAGCCGGCCATGCCCAGTAA